From Asterias rubens chromosome 20, eAstRub1.3, whole genome shotgun sequence, one genomic window encodes:
- the LOC117303600 gene encoding diencephalon/mesencephalon homeobox protein 1-like isoform X2, whose amino-acid sequence MQPNGSSYSPAALGTMGAMYYLHQHAQQLYPNHPPSVPALTFAERLADFILEARYGTHRKQRRSRTAFTNQQLAALEKTFSKTHYPDVVMRERLAMCTNLPEARIQVWFKNRRAKFRKQQRCKSLDDKEEGAETKEGDSKESLATSNVPDNTETRGVVPDANGPVESGLEAQEDRDLCSSSSVQGEDATQVYLDSQSDGDKVSEDEKEDAGDQEDGLVVNEDIEEEGLEESRSDVESVDSKSNQDVGGGRDGEDKQDTPASEDGMRASPIRSVSESSEGNWLMDSIRGSALRAGPSPANGLPYNFMDACRSIPHHHPMAAQPSPLDLLCMMQRHVPGHHPGLPAHNMFRPPVAFQGPFLRMDNPAAGLIPGFLPSMSMPPGCNWNRMRFIPGMGSPPPPPPPPPTAAAAAAAAVAASAAGSAAGASPDGTPHCSSIDSLRMRARQHAATIGLNHLC is encoded by the exons ATGCAACCCAACGGCAGTTCCTACAGCCCAGCCGCCCTTGGCACAATGGGCGCCATGTACTACCTCCACCAACACGCCCAGCAATTATACCCAAACCACCCTCCTTCTGTACCAGCTCTGACCTTCGCAGAACGTCTAGCCG attTTATTCTTGAGGCCCGTTACGGAACGCACAGGAAGCAACGGCGCAGTCGCACCGCGTTCACCAATCAGCAGCTCGCTGCACTGGAGAAAACATTTTCCAAGACACATTACCCGGATGTAGTCATGCGGGAGAGACTAGCAATGTGCACAAATCTACCAGAGGCACGAATTCAG GTTTGGTTTAAAAACCGTCGGGCTAAATTCCGAAAGCAGCAACGCTGCAAGTCTTTGGATGACAAAGAAGAAGGTGCTGAGACTAAAGAAGGTGATTCTAAGGAATCCTTAGCCACGAGCAATGTACCAGACAATACAGAAACCAGAGGTGTGGTTCCTGATGCCAACGGACCCGTTGAAAGCGGTCTCGAGGCTCAAGAGGACCGGGACCTCTGCTCTAGTTCCTCGGTACAAGGCGAAGACGCAACCCAAGTGTACTTGGACTCCCAAAGTGATGGAGATAAAGTCTCAGAGGACGAGAAAGAAGATGCTGGGGATCAAGAAGATGGGTTGGTCGTGAACGAAGACATCGAGGAGGAGGGGCTAGAGGAGAGCCGGAGTGATGTAGAGTCCGTGGACTCTAAATCAAACCAAGACGTAGGAGGAGGGAGGGACGGGGAGGATAAGCAAGACACACCCGCCTCTGAAGATGGGATGAGAGCCTCACCTATACGGAGTGTTAGCGAGTCAA GTGAAGGGAACTGGTTGATGGACTCAATCCGAGGCTCAGCTCTCAGAGCCGGCCCAAGCCCAGCAAACGGCCTCCCTTATAACTTCATGGACGCCTGCCGCTCAATACCCCACCATCACCCCATGGCCGCCCAGCCTAGCCCCCTGGACCTCCTGTGTATGATGCAGCGCCATGTTCCGGGCCACCACCCAGGACTGCCTGCTCACAATATGTTCCGGCCACCAGTAGCGTTCCAGGGGCCATTCCTACGAATGGACAACCCAGCAGCGGGTCTTATACCCGGATTCCTCCCGTCGATGTCCATGCCTCCGGGTTGCAACTGGAATAGGATGAGATTCATACCCGGAATGGGGTCCCCaccaccacccccacccccgCCACCAACGGCTGCCGCAGCAGCAGCAGCCGCAGTGGCAGCCTCGGCGGCCGGATCAGCTGCTGGTGCATCCCCTGATGGAACCCCTCACTGTTCCAGCATCGATAGTCTACGGATGCGAGCAAGACAACATGCAGCAACAATAGGATTAAACCACTTGTGCTAA
- the LOC117303600 gene encoding diencephalon/mesencephalon homeobox protein 1-like isoform X1 yields the protein MHGNAMMEMPYSDRYKQMQPNGSSYSPAALGTMGAMYYLHQHAQQLYPNHPPSVPALTFAERLADFILEARYGTHRKQRRSRTAFTNQQLAALEKTFSKTHYPDVVMRERLAMCTNLPEARIQVWFKNRRAKFRKQQRCKSLDDKEEGAETKEGDSKESLATSNVPDNTETRGVVPDANGPVESGLEAQEDRDLCSSSSVQGEDATQVYLDSQSDGDKVSEDEKEDAGDQEDGLVVNEDIEEEGLEESRSDVESVDSKSNQDVGGGRDGEDKQDTPASEDGMRASPIRSVSESSEGNWLMDSIRGSALRAGPSPANGLPYNFMDACRSIPHHHPMAAQPSPLDLLCMMQRHVPGHHPGLPAHNMFRPPVAFQGPFLRMDNPAAGLIPGFLPSMSMPPGCNWNRMRFIPGMGSPPPPPPPPPTAAAAAAAAVAASAAGSAAGASPDGTPHCSSIDSLRMRARQHAATIGLNHLC from the exons GATGCAACCCAACGGCAGTTCCTACAGCCCAGCCGCCCTTGGCACAATGGGCGCCATGTACTACCTCCACCAACACGCCCAGCAATTATACCCAAACCACCCTCCTTCTGTACCAGCTCTGACCTTCGCAGAACGTCTAGCCG attTTATTCTTGAGGCCCGTTACGGAACGCACAGGAAGCAACGGCGCAGTCGCACCGCGTTCACCAATCAGCAGCTCGCTGCACTGGAGAAAACATTTTCCAAGACACATTACCCGGATGTAGTCATGCGGGAGAGACTAGCAATGTGCACAAATCTACCAGAGGCACGAATTCAG GTTTGGTTTAAAAACCGTCGGGCTAAATTCCGAAAGCAGCAACGCTGCAAGTCTTTGGATGACAAAGAAGAAGGTGCTGAGACTAAAGAAGGTGATTCTAAGGAATCCTTAGCCACGAGCAATGTACCAGACAATACAGAAACCAGAGGTGTGGTTCCTGATGCCAACGGACCCGTTGAAAGCGGTCTCGAGGCTCAAGAGGACCGGGACCTCTGCTCTAGTTCCTCGGTACAAGGCGAAGACGCAACCCAAGTGTACTTGGACTCCCAAAGTGATGGAGATAAAGTCTCAGAGGACGAGAAAGAAGATGCTGGGGATCAAGAAGATGGGTTGGTCGTGAACGAAGACATCGAGGAGGAGGGGCTAGAGGAGAGCCGGAGTGATGTAGAGTCCGTGGACTCTAAATCAAACCAAGACGTAGGAGGAGGGAGGGACGGGGAGGATAAGCAAGACACACCCGCCTCTGAAGATGGGATGAGAGCCTCACCTATACGGAGTGTTAGCGAGTCAA GTGAAGGGAACTGGTTGATGGACTCAATCCGAGGCTCAGCTCTCAGAGCCGGCCCAAGCCCAGCAAACGGCCTCCCTTATAACTTCATGGACGCCTGCCGCTCAATACCCCACCATCACCCCATGGCCGCCCAGCCTAGCCCCCTGGACCTCCTGTGTATGATGCAGCGCCATGTTCCGGGCCACCACCCAGGACTGCCTGCTCACAATATGTTCCGGCCACCAGTAGCGTTCCAGGGGCCATTCCTACGAATGGACAACCCAGCAGCGGGTCTTATACCCGGATTCCTCCCGTCGATGTCCATGCCTCCGGGTTGCAACTGGAATAGGATGAGATTCATACCCGGAATGGGGTCCCCaccaccacccccacccccgCCACCAACGGCTGCCGCAGCAGCAGCAGCCGCAGTGGCAGCCTCGGCGGCCGGATCAGCTGCTGGTGCATCCCCTGATGGAACCCCTCACTGTTCCAGCATCGATAGTCTACGGATGCGAGCAAGACAACATGCAGCAACAATAGGATTAAACCACTTGTGCTAA